The proteins below come from a single Halostagnicola larsenii XH-48 genomic window:
- the radB gene encoding DNA repair and recombination protein RadB yields the protein MNDESIQTGCPPVDELLGGGFERGTVTQLYGPPAAGKTNLALSSAVETGANGGTAVYIDTEGVSVDRFQQLLSARVESGESDQTVEDVASRIVIEDALDFGEQEEAVRDAEEFAERADLIVLDSATGFYRLERTGDSDGGEALRSVTRQVTHLLSLARKYDLAVVLTNQVFADPDSDRTRALGGNTLEHWTGVVVRVDRFRGGNRRATLEKHRSKAAGESAQFQITDTGLEGSSDGSNF from the coding sequence GTGAACGACGAGTCGATTCAGACCGGTTGTCCACCGGTCGACGAGTTGCTCGGCGGCGGCTTCGAGCGCGGCACCGTGACGCAACTGTACGGCCCGCCCGCCGCGGGCAAGACCAATCTGGCCCTCTCGAGCGCCGTCGAAACGGGTGCAAACGGCGGGACCGCGGTCTACATCGACACCGAAGGGGTCTCCGTCGATCGGTTTCAGCAACTGCTGTCCGCTCGCGTTGAATCCGGAGAGTCCGACCAGACGGTCGAGGATGTCGCCTCCCGAATCGTCATCGAGGACGCGCTCGATTTCGGGGAACAGGAGGAAGCCGTCCGGGACGCCGAGGAGTTCGCCGAGCGAGCGGACCTGATCGTCCTCGACAGCGCGACCGGCTTCTACCGACTCGAGCGGACCGGCGACAGCGACGGCGGGGAGGCGCTTCGGAGCGTCACCCGGCAGGTGACTCATCTCCTCTCGCTCGCGCGCAAGTACGATCTCGCGGTGGTTCTCACGAATCAGGTGTTCGCCGATCCGGACTCGGATCGAACGCGGGCACTCGGCGGGAACACCTTAGAGCACTGGACCGGCGTCGTCGTCCGCGTCGACCGATTCCGCGGCGGGAACCGGCGAGCGACGCTCGAGAAACACCGGTCGAAGGCGGCCGGTGAATCAGCGCAGTTCCAGATCACCGATACCGGACTCGAGGGAAGTAGCGACGGGTCGAATTTCTGA
- a CDS encoding CBS domain-containing protein, with product MDIADIATKDFIEVDVGTRMGKVRSTFENGNPKGIIVTDDGEYEGVISEREVLQSHVEDDAKVSALLKPSRNSPAPKLDRYEDVRETARQLIESNSKVAPVFENDALWGVISGDAILEAVLENLDTLTVGDIYSDDPITVDENDGIGKAINYLRENGISRLPVLNENGYLTGVVTTHDIADFVIRQNERMTTGDRVGDNDRMLDVPVYDIMNSPVETTTLDTTAKEAVEEMLDDDYAGLMVTPKDDDRIVNGIVTKTDVLRALTYTEEEHMDVQITNVSLLDTITRESVTESIQSVADKYQEMQVMHAHVRLHQHNEKLRGTPLVQVQIRLRTNKGQVAGTGEGYGAENGFRVALDKLERNVLEMKGIASDEEYRGQLLRKLNEI from the coding sequence ATGGATATCGCTGATATCGCCACCAAAGACTTCATCGAAGTAGATGTCGGAACACGCATGGGGAAAGTCCGTTCGACCTTCGAGAACGGCAACCCCAAAGGAATTATCGTCACCGACGACGGGGAGTACGAGGGCGTCATCAGCGAGCGGGAGGTCCTTCAATCCCACGTCGAGGACGACGCGAAAGTGTCGGCGCTGCTCAAACCGAGTCGAAACTCGCCGGCACCGAAACTCGATCGGTACGAAGACGTCCGCGAGACCGCACGACAGCTCATCGAGAGCAACTCGAAGGTCGCACCGGTGTTCGAAAACGACGCCCTTTGGGGCGTCATCAGCGGCGACGCGATCCTCGAGGCCGTCCTCGAGAACTTAGATACGCTCACCGTCGGGGATATCTACTCCGACGATCCGATCACCGTCGACGAGAACGACGGGATCGGAAAGGCGATCAACTACCTGCGCGAGAACGGGATCTCTCGGCTACCGGTCCTGAACGAAAACGGCTACCTGACCGGCGTCGTCACCACCCACGACATCGCGGACTTCGTCATCCGGCAGAACGAACGGATGACGACCGGAGACCGCGTCGGGGACAACGATCGAATGCTCGACGTGCCGGTCTACGACATCATGAACAGTCCCGTCGAAACGACGACCCTCGATACGACGGCAAAGGAGGCGGTCGAAGAGATGCTCGACGACGACTATGCGGGCCTGATGGTCACCCCCAAGGACGACGACCGCATCGTCAACGGCATCGTGACGAAGACGGATGTCCTCCGCGCGCTCACTTACACGGAAGAAGAGCACATGGACGTTCAGATTACGAACGTATCCTTGCTCGATACCATCACTCGAGAGTCCGTCACGGAGAGCATTCAGTCGGTCGCGGACAAGTACCAGGAGATGCAGGTGATGCACGCCCACGTTCGCCTCCACCAGCACAACGAAAAGCTCCGCGGAACTCCCCTAGTACAGGTGCAGATCCGACTCCGGACGAACAAAGGACAGGTCGCCGGCACCGGCGAAGGCTACGGCGCTGAAAACGGCTTCCGCGTCGCGCTGGACAAACTCGAGCGAAACGTCCTCGAGATGAAAGGCATCGCGAGCGACGAGGAGTATCGCGGTCAACTGCTGCGAAAGCTCAACGAAATCTGA
- a CDS encoding lycopene cyclase domain-containing protein, with protein sequence MIPDISVFGRYTYLVTELFWGAIALILLRRAGALRKAAVTILALYPVAYVWDRYTLEVGVFDIKLRTGTDIAGIPLEEHLFMAVVPGLVIAFHETIFGPRREDRSAA encoded by the coding sequence ATGATCCCCGATATTAGCGTCTTCGGTCGATACACCTACCTCGTGACGGAACTGTTCTGGGGAGCGATCGCACTGATCCTCCTTCGTCGAGCGGGCGCGCTTCGAAAGGCTGCCGTGACGATTCTCGCCCTGTATCCGGTGGCTTACGTCTGGGACAGGTATACGCTCGAGGTCGGCGTCTTCGACATCAAACTCCGAACGGGGACCGACATCGCCGGCATCCCGCTCGAAGAACACCTCTTCATGGCCGTCGTTCCCGGACTGGTGATCGCCTTTCACGAGACGATTTTCGGTCCCCGGAGGGAGGATCGATCCGCCGCCTGA